In the Euphorbia lathyris chromosome 5, ddEupLath1.1, whole genome shotgun sequence genome, one interval contains:
- the LOC136230619 gene encoding cytochrome P450 71B34-like has protein sequence MDPYTTFVWLSLLLLLPLYLIFKKNKHNKKLPPGPSRLPILGNLHQLSQLVHQSYWQLSKKYGPVMLLRLSQIPVIVVSSAEAARDVLKVHDLACCSRPCLTGAARLSYNFFDVALTPYGDHWRHMKKLMVLELFSLKRVQSFRFIREEEVELLINSISSTAETPVDLTDKLFALTAKITYRMSLGIDYRETNLDRDRFHHVVDEAMAVAGSFSKAELFPFAGCIIDWITGHHARTERVFHELDSFLEYAIDDHLKPGWQKEHDDIIDVLLRVKEEQAQLGTADFTNNHFKGVLMNLFLAGTDTAAITLNWAVAELVRNPRVLEKAQDEVRNHVGNKGKVSESDLDKLEYMKMVIKETYRMHPAAPLLLPRETISHCKINGYDIDPKTMIQVNAWAIGRDPKYWKEPEKFYPERFADSSIDYKGQNFELLPFGAGRRICPAINMAKITIEYVLANILYLFDWKLPEGMRKEDINMEEKPGVSLTTTKKTPLILVPVKHLQ, from the exons ATGGATCCTTATACTACATTTGTCTGGCTTTCTCTTCTTCTACTCCTGCCTCTATATCTCATCTTTAAAAAGAATAAACACAACAAGAAACTACCTCCAGGCCCTTCCAGGCTTCCAATTTTAGGCAATTTGCACCAACTTAGCCAATTGGTTCATCAATCTTATTGGCAGCTTTCTAAGAAATATGGCCCTGTCATGCTCCTTCGACTCAGTCAGATCCCGGTTATTGTTGTCTCCTCTGCTGAGGCTGCAAGAGATGTCTTAAAAGTTCATGATCTTGCTTGTTGCAGCAGACCTTGTTTAACCGGGGCTGCCAGACTTTCTTACAATTTCTTTGATGTGGCTTTAACACCATACGGTGATCATTGGAGACACATGAAGAAACTGATGGTTTTAGAGCTCTTTAGTCTTAAGAGGGTCCAATCTTTTCGGTTTAttagagaagaagaagttgaattgCTCATCAATTCAATCTCATCCACTGCTGAAACTCCGGTTGATCTTACTGATAAGTTGTTTGCTCTTACTGCGAAGATCACGTATAGGATGTCTTTGGGGATTGATTATCGAGAGACTAACTTGGACAGAGACAGATTCCATCATGTGGTTGACGAGGCTATGGCTGTGGCAGGAAGTTTCTCCAAGGCTGAATTGTTCCCATTTGCTGGATGTATCATAGACTGGATAACCGGTCATCATGCCAGGACCGAAAGAGTGTTTCATGAATTAGATAGTTTCTTGGAATATGCAATTGATGATCACCTTAAACCTGGATGGCAAAAGGAGCATGATGACATTATCGATGTTCTACTACGAGTAAAGGAAGAGCAAGCTCAACTTGGAACTGCTGACTTCACTAACAATCACTTTAAAGGAGTCCTCATG AATTTATTCCTAGCTGGCACAGATACTGCTGCAATTACTTTGAATTGGGCAGTGGCCGAGCTTGTCAGGAATCCAAGAGTGTTAGAGAAAGCACAAGATGAAGTTAGAAACCATGTCGGAAATAAAGGAAAAGTAAGCGAAAGTGACCTTGACAAGCTTGAATATATGAAAATGGTAATAAAAGAAACTTATAGAATGCACCCTGCTGCCCCTCTTCTGTTGCCAAGAGAAACCATTTCTCACTGTAAAATCAATGGCTACGATATCGATCCGAAGACAATGATCCAAGTGAATGCCTGGGCAATCGGACGAGATCCGAAATACTGGAAGGAACCGGAGAAGTTTTATCCTGAAAGATTTGCTGATAGTTCTATTGATTATAAAGGACAGAATTTCGAGCTCTTGCCATTTGGGGCTGGCAGAAGAATCTGTCCAGCGATAAATATGGCGAAAATAACAATTGAATACGTGCTTGCAAACATTTTATACTTGTTTGATTGGAAATTGCCGGAGGGAATGAGGAAAGAAGACATCAACATGGAAGAGAAACCTGGTGTTAGTCTTACTACCACTAAAAAGACACCTCTCATCCTTGTTCCTGTAAAGCATCTTCAGTAA
- the LOC136230658 gene encoding cytochrome P450 71B37-like, with amino-acid sequence MAPFIWLSLLLLLPLYLIFKNNKQNKKLPPGPSRLPILGNLHQLSQLVHQSYSQLSKKYGPVMLLRLGKIRVIVVSSAEAARDVLKVHDLACCSRPCLAAAARLSYNFLDVGFTPYGDHWRYTKKLIVLELFSLKRVQSFRFVREEEVELLINSISASETPVDLTDKFFSLTSNITYRMAFGIDYQGTNFGRDRFYQVVDEAHSVLAGFSKAELFPFVGWIIDWITGHHARTERVFHEIDSFFEYVIDDHLKPGRKKDHDDIIDVLLRAKEEQAELGTAEFTNNNIKGVLLNLFLAGTDTAAITLNWAMAELVRNPRVLQKVQDEVRNHVGNKGRVSENDLDKLQYLKMVIKETFRMHPAAPLLLPRETMSHCKINGYNIDPKTMIQVNAWAIGRDPKYWNEPEKFYPERFADSSIDYKGQNFEFLPFGAGRRICPAINMATVTIEYILANLLCLFDWKFPEGMRKEDMNMEEKPGASLTLTKKTPLVLVAVKHLQ; translated from the exons ATGGCTCCATTTATCTGGCTTTCTCTTCTTTTACTCTTGCCTTTATATCTCATCTTTAAAAACAATAAGCAGAACAAGAAACTACCTCCAGGCCCTTCCAGGCTTCCAATTTTAGGCAATTTGCACCAACTTAGCCAATTGGTTCACCAATCTTATTCTCAGCTTTCAAAGAAATATGGCCCTGTCATGCTCCTTCGACTCGGTAAGATCCGGGTTATTGTTGTCTCCTCTGCTGAGGCTGCAAGAGATGTCTTAAAAGTTCATGATCTTGCTTGTTGCAGCAGACCTTGTTTAGCCGCAGCTGCCAGACTTTCTTACAATTTCTTGGATGTGGGTTTTACGCCATATGGTGATCACTGGAGATACACGAAGAAACTGATTGTTTTAGAGCTCTTTAGTCTTAAGAGGGTCCAATCTTTTCGGTTTGttagagaagaagaagttgaattgCTCATCAATTCAATCTCTGCTTCTGAAACTCCTGTTGATCTTACTGATAAGTTTTTTTCTCTTACTTCCAATATCACATATAGGATGGCTTTTGGGATCGATTATCAAGGGACTAACTTCGGGAGAGACAGATTTTATCAAGTGGTTGACGAAGCTCACTCTGTGTTAGCAGGTTTCTCCAAGGCTGAATTGTTCCCATTTGTAGGATGGATCATAGACTGGATAACTGGTCATCATGCCAGAACCGAAAGAGTGTTTCATGAAATAGATAGTTTCTTCGAATATGTAATAGATGATCACCTTAAACCTGGAAGGAAAAAGGATCACGATGACATTATCGATGTTCTACTACGAGCAAAGGAAGAGCAAGCTGAACTTGGAACTGCTGAGTTCACTAACAATAACATTAAAGGAGTCCTCCTG AATTTATTCCTAGCTGGTACAGATACTGCTGCAATTACTTTGAATTGGGCAATGGCCGAGCTAGTCAGGAATCCAAGAGTGTTGCAGAAAGTGCAAGATGAAGTTAGAAACCATGTCGGAAACAAAGGAAGAGTAAGCGAAAATGATCTTGACAAGCTTCAATATCTGAAAATGGTAATAAAAGAAACTTTCAGAATGCACCCTGCTGCTCCTCTTCTGTTACCAAGAGAAACCATGTCTCACTGTAAAATCAATGGCTACAATATTGATCCGAAGACAATGATCCAAGTGAATGCGTGGGCAATAGGACGAGATCCGAAATACTGGAATGAACCGGAGAAGTTTTATCCTGAAAGGTTTGCTGATAGTTCTATTGACTATAAAGGACAGAATTTCGAATTCTTGCCATTTGGGGCTGGCAGGAGAATCTGTCCAGCTATAAATATGGCAACTGTAACAATAGAATACATTCTCGCAAACCTTTTGTGCTTGTTTGATTGGAAATTTCCAGAGGGAATGAGGAAAGAAGACATGAACATGGAAGAGAAACCTGGTGCTAGTCTTACTCTCACTAAAAAGACACCTCTCGTCCTTGTTGCGGTAAAGCATCTTCAGTAA